The Hyphomonas sediminis genome contains the following window.
CACCTGCTCGCGCACCACATCGTTGAACAGGCTCGCCTGATCGAGCGTGCGCGCGATGGCGGCCACCTTCTCCGGTTCGAGATCAGCGATCTGCTCAAGCAGGGCAACAATCGGCGCTGCCGAGTTCTTTCCCTCATCGGGAACAAGGCCGAGCTGTTTCAGCCCGCCCATCGCCTTGTCGAGATACTGAAGTGCCGAAGGGCTCGCCGTCTGGGCCATTTTGCTCATGTCTCCCTTGCAACCGCGAGGACGCGGACCAGAGCAAAAGGTATCAAAGCAAGGTCTGCACGCAAGGGGAATTTATCGAAAAACGGCAAATTTCGAATATTGAAATGCCATCAAAGGCCCCTATTGGAACAGCCGGAAACGGCTGCAAGCGCCTGGCAGATTCAACAAATCAAAGGGGAGAAAGAATGGTGGGCGGTACAAGGTTCGAACTTGTGACCCCTACGATGTCAACGTAGTGCTCTACCGCTGAGCTAACCGCCCTCTCGTCACCGCAGCCTGATGGCCCGTGCCGGAAGAAGAGGCGTAATGGACAATCCGCGCTGGCGCGTCAAGCGGCCTTTGTGCGTGATCTACAGATGATCGCCGCGCAAGGCCTCAGGCGGCCATCACCTTGTCCACTTCTTCGACGATTTCGCGAAGGTGGAACGGCTTGGACAGCACCTTGGCGCCAGCAGGAGTCGGGGAGCCCGACGACAGGGCGACAGCCGCGAAGCCCGTGATGAAAACAATCTTCATGGCCGGATCGAGTTCGGCGCCGCGGCGCGCCAATTCGATCCCATCGAGACCCGGCATCACAATGTCGGTCAGGAGTAGGTCGAATACTTCGCGCTCAAGCGCCTGCAGGGCGGTCTCGCCGTCTGCATAGTCCTGCACATCATGTCCCGCCCGGCGCAACGCCGAGGCCAGGAATGTGCGCATCGAATCATCGTCTTCTGCAAGCAGGATCTTGGTCACGCAGGGTCCCCTGTGATGCGACTCATGTAATTAACACATTAACACCACCGATGGTAAATCGGCGGTGAACACTGAGGCTTGCAAGGCTCACGCCAATACGCAGGCGCTGAAAAGCCCTTGACCTTGCGAACGATTGTCAAACCATTGCGCAGATGCCGGATACGTCGCCCTTCCTAACGATTCATGAAGACAGGCCCTCCGGGCCTGAATCTCTAAGTGCGCCGTTCGTTCTGGCAGCGCCTGACAGCGACCTTGCTCCCATCGTCTTTGCCAGCCCGCATTCAGGCAGCCTTTATCCCGATCAGATGGTCTCGGCGCTGTGCGTGCCGCTGATGGACGTGCGCCGGACAGAAGATGCCTTTGTCGACGAGCTATTCGCCAGCGCGCCGACCCATGGCGCATCGCTACTGTCGGCCCGCTATGGCCGTTCCGTGGTCGACCTCAACCGCGACCCGCATGAACTCGACCCCACCATGTTCCATGACGGCCCTCCGCGCGCCTGCGCCTTGCCGACCCCCAGAGTTGAGGCCGGTCTCGGCTGCCTGCCAAAGGTCGGCGCCAAGGGAGAGGCGATCTATGCCCGCCTCCTCTCCCGGGAAGAGGGCGAACAGCGCCTCGCCGGCGTTCATGATATTTATCACGGCCAGCTTGCCGCCATGCTGGAAACGCTGCGCGCCGCTCATGGTCGAGCGCTGCTGATTGATTGCCATTCCATGCCCTCGGTCCAGCCGGGTCGCCGAAACCTCACGGATATTGTGCTCGGAGATCGGTTCGGATCGAGCTGCGATCCCCGGCTGATGAACAGGTTGGAGCGGGTTTTCCGCAATCACGGCCTGACGGTAGCACGCAATGCGCCGTATGCGGGGGGATACACGACCCGCCGGTATGGCCGTCCTCGTCGTGGCCTTCACGCCCTTCAGATCGAAATCAATCGCGGCTTGTATATGGATGAGCAGATGATCACTCGCACCAGCGGGTTTTCCCAACTCCGCCCGGTCATGGATGCGGTAATCCAGGAGATGATCGACGCTATCGGACACCTCATCCCAAGATAACAGTCCCATGTTTTTCTAACTTGAAAGAAAAAAGGCCGCGCCAGTGGGCGCGGCCGAAGTCAAAGGGAGGAAACGCCAGAGGCGTCTGCACCGAAGTGCAAGTTCAACCTATGTTGCGACGCACAATTGACCAACAACCTATTCACCTCTTCCCCGCCCCCGCCTCGCGAGTGCCTGAATTTGAGGCAGTTTCCCCGGCCCGGCACGGCAATTGCGTAGAAACCGCGCGATTATCCTGTTTTGGGACTGATAGGCGGTCCCGCACCAGAAGGGAGAGGATCATGGCTGACGAAACTGATCTGCATGTTGGCAAACGGCTTCGCCGCCGCCGCCGGCTGCTTGGCATGACACAGCAGGAACTGGCGTCCCAGGTAGGCGTCCGCTTCCAGCAAATCCAGAAATATGAATGCGGCGCCAACCGCATCACCGCCTCGCGCCTCTACGATCTGGCGAAAGCCATGAACGTCTCGGTCCAGTATTTCTTCGACGGCATGGTCTCCCAGAGCACGATGCCGAATGCAGCGAATGACGCCGAACATATGGAAGGCGACATCCTCTCCCAGAAAGAAACCCTGGAACTCGTGCGCGCATATTACCGCCTCGGCGAGCGCCCGCGCCGCCGTCTGCTCGAACTGGCGAAGGCCCTCGAGCAAGACACCTCCAGCACCGGCGCTGCTTGACCTGATGTCACGGGCGGGGCATCGCCTCGCCCATGACCTCCCAACGAGACTTCGCTTCCGATATCGCGCTCGCCCGCCGGCTCGCTGACGCCGCATGGAGCGCGATCCGTCCGCATTTCCGCAATCTTGCGGAGATCGACCATAAATCTGGAAACGGAAACGCCGGCTTCGATCCTGTTACCGAAGCAGACCGTGCCGCCGAACTGGCGATGCGCGCGATTATCGCTGCCGAGCGCCCGAATGACGGCGTAACCGGCGAAGAATTCCCTGACACCGACTCAGCCAGCGGCTGGCGCTGGTATTTCGATCCGATCGACGGCACGCGCGCTTTCGTGGCCGGCCTGCCCGTTTGGACCACTCTGATTGCGCTGGTGGACCCCGACGGCCACCCAGTCATGGGCGTCATTGATCAGCCTGTACTGGGCGAGCGCTATATTGGCGGGCCGGATGGATCGGTGCTGGAGACGCCGGCAGGGTCATCCCCCATCTGCGTCTCCGGAAATCCGGACCTGCGCACCGCAACCATCTCCACCACCGACCCGTTCATTCTTACGCCGCCTGAACAAGGCGCCTGGAACCATCTGCGCTCGGCGGCCCGCATCACGCGGTATGGCCTGGATGCCTACGCCTATGCCCGCCTTGCCGGAGGGACGCTGGATCTCGTCGCCGAGTCCTGCCTCAAGGCCTGGGATGTGGCGGCGCTGATCCCGGTGGTTCGCGGCGCGGGTGGCCTTGCCACCAACTGGCGCGGCGAAGCCCCGGCTCTAAGCGGTCAGATCGTCTGCGCAGCCAGCGAAGGCATTCTGGAACAGGCGCTCCTCGCGCTGCGCCGGGCGGCTGACTGACCCGAAAGCTGCCCGAGTATCCTATCGGTGCCTCAAGGCCCTTCTACCACGTGGCCCTTCTCGCGAAGCATCTCGATAACACTGCCCTCCCCAGCAAGGTGGCCCGCGCCCACAGCAACGAGGACCGTTCCCGGAGATTCCAGCATGACCTCGATCTTCGGAACCCAGCGCGCGTTCCGGTCGGTCATCATAGCATCATAGATCGGTTGGGATCCGAGCATTTCGGGATTGGACATCAGCGCGCCCAATCCGTTCACATCGCCGTCTGCCCATTCATCGACGAGCAAGTCTAGCGCGGCGGTGCCGTCTTCAAGACCATCCACAGTCGCCATCAGGAAATCGATCTGCTCGCAATTGCCAAGCCCCGCGAGGCCGCCAAGCTGGTCGTCCACCGTTTCAAGGAACGC
Protein-coding sequences here:
- a CDS encoding inositol monophosphatase family protein — protein: MTSQRDFASDIALARRLADAAWSAIRPHFRNLAEIDHKSGNGNAGFDPVTEADRAAELAMRAIIAAERPNDGVTGEEFPDTDSASGWRWYFDPIDGTRAFVAGLPVWTTLIALVDPDGHPVMGVIDQPVLGERYIGGPDGSVLETPAGSSPICVSGNPDLRTATISTTDPFILTPPEQGAWNHLRSAARITRYGLDAYAYARLAGGTLDLVAESCLKAWDVAALIPVVRGAGGLATNWRGEAPALSGQIVCAASEGILEQALLALRRAAD
- a CDS encoding N-formylglutamate amidohydrolase encodes the protein MPDTSPFLTIHEDRPSGPESLSAPFVLAAPDSDLAPIVFASPHSGSLYPDQMVSALCVPLMDVRRTEDAFVDELFASAPTHGASLLSARYGRSVVDLNRDPHELDPTMFHDGPPRACALPTPRVEAGLGCLPKVGAKGEAIYARLLSREEGEQRLAGVHDIYHGQLAAMLETLRAAHGRALLIDCHSMPSVQPGRRNLTDIVLGDRFGSSCDPRLMNRLERVFRNHGLTVARNAPYAGGYTTRRYGRPRRGLHALQIEINRGLYMDEQMITRTSGFSQLRPVMDAVIQEMIDAIGHLIPR
- the cpdR gene encoding cell cycle two-component system response regulator CpdR, with protein sequence MTKILLAEDDDSMRTFLASALRRAGHDVQDYADGETALQALEREVFDLLLTDIVMPGLDGIELARRGAELDPAMKIVFITGFAAVALSSGSPTPAGAKVLSKPFHLREIVEEVDKVMAA
- a CDS encoding helix-turn-helix domain-containing protein; protein product: MADETDLHVGKRLRRRRRLLGMTQQELASQVGVRFQQIQKYECGANRITASRLYDLAKAMNVSVQYFFDGMVSQSTMPNAANDAEHMEGDILSQKETLELVRAYYRLGERPRRRLLELAKALEQDTSSTGAA